TCTTCGATATGCTGTTCACTTTTATCAATCGCAAGTACTTCATTTCCTTCATGATATAATGTGGTCGCCACACTGGACCCAAAACGTCCCATACCAATTACTGCGTACTGCTTTGCCATAATAAAATCCTCCTACCCAATCATCACTTTTCCAGCTGGATATCGATAATGATCCTCTTTTCTTTTTTTCGCAATTGCATAAGCCAGTGTTAACGGACCAACCCGGCCCGCGAACATCGTTATCGTTATTAATATTTTTCCGTATAATGACAGCTCAGGGGTCAAGCCCATGGACAGACCGACTGTTGAAAAAGCTGAGACCGTCTCAAATAATAGCACCAGAAACTCTTTGCCAGGCTCGGTAATGGTCAACACCATTGTAACCAAACCTATTAGAAAAAGGAAAATCAGTGTAACTGTCAATGATTTGGAAATGATAGTGTGATCCACCCTTCTTCCAAAAAATGTGACATCCTCCCTGCCACGAATTTGAGACCTTACAGCACCAACCAGGACTGCGAAGGTGGTGGTTTTGATTCCTCCCCCTGTAGACCCAGGCGAAGCACCGATGAACATAAGGAAGATGATCAAGAACAAGGTTGACTGCTTCAAGTCTGGGATATTCAATGTATTCGACCCTGCTGTCCTCGGTGTGACTGCCTGGTAAAACGCTCCGAATATTTTACCAGTCATCGTCATTGGCTTCAAGGTGGAAGGGTTGTTAAATTCCAGGATAAAAATCAGGAGCGCCCCTCCAAACACCAAAACAGCCGATAGTGCTAAAACGATTTTTGAATGAAGGGTAAGTCTCCTTGTCTTGCGATAGTCAAATAGCTCATTCATGACAATGAACCCAATCCCGCCCAAACTGATAAGAGTGATCATGGTGATATTGACAACAGGGTCTTCAGCATATGCAGTAAGCCCTTTGAAGTCACCCATCAAATCAAATCCGGCATTATTAAAGTTCGAAACAGCATGGAAAAACCCAAAATATATCGCTTTTCCAGCAGCCATTTCTTGTGAAAATCGAAGAGATAGTATAATCCCGCCGGTAATTTCGACTACTGCTGTAAAAAGGAAAATTCGTTTGACAAGCCTGACAATCCCTTCTACAGTCTCGTTATTCAATGACTCCTGGATGATCAGCCTTTCTTTGAACGAAATCCTTTTACCTAAAATAAATGCAAGCAAAGTGGCAAAACTCATGAAACCCAGTCCGCCAACCTGGATCATCGACAGGATGACCATTTCCCCAAAACGAGTAAAGGTATCACCTGTGTCCACGACGACAAGACCTGTTACACAAGTGGCCGAAGTTGCCGTAAACAAGGCATCCAAAATCGGAAGTCCTCTACCATCCACTGTGGATGCTGGCAATGAAAGCAATAATGTCCCTAAAAGAATAATGCCTCCAAATCCAAAAACAAGTACTTTCGGTGGATCTAATCTAAAAAACAATTTCCTGCGCATGATCCTTCCTTCTTTCCTTAGTATGAGGAATTATGCGTCTAATATTTCTTTGCAGGGACTTTGCTCGATCTGGAATTTAGAATAGTCGACATATCTAAAATACAGCAAAACAAAAAAGCCCCCAGAGGCTAAAAGATAGCAGCCTTGTGGACTTTATACATACTGTCACACAAGCTTCATCTTCCTCTTCTGCAACGCTTACGGAGTTAGCTGTCGGATTAGGGCTCAGAATAGCCCCGCCTGTTATCCAGGCCTCACCCCAAGTGGATTACTCCACAAAGTTGGTTCCCCCGCTCTATTCAGATTCAGCGATTTAGAAATATGAAACTCATTTAATATCTTAAACTGCTGTAATCATACTCCTCTGCCATTCCCTTGTAAACATGAAAAGCAAGCCAAAAATGGCGTTTTTCGTTCATTTTCAACCATAAATGATAACAAATTATATCTTTTCTCACTGAATCACTGTTTTTCTTTATTTTTCATCTGAAAATATTGGGGGATAACTACTGATAACCGAGTTTATACCGGTTCATTTAAAGGTAAATAATAGGGTTGAATAAACACGGCAATTATTAAGGGTTGCTACTCATTTCTTAAATAAATTGTTCGGGAGGTTATCGTGGATGAAAGCCATGATTATTTTGAATCCATCTTCAGGAAAGGAAAAGGCAGCGGACTACGCTGAAAAAATAGAGGAAACATTACGTGACCGATACGATGATATCGATATCCGAAGAACCGAGAAAGAGGGCGACGCTGCGGCATTTGCAACTGAGGCCTGCATTTCTTTATACGATGGAATCATTGCAATGGGAGGCGACGGAACCATCAATGAGGCCATAAATGGGCTGGCTGAACAAAATCATCGGCCTTCTCTGGGAATCATTCCACTTGGCACGGTCAATGATTTTGCGCGGGCACTCAATATTCCGCTGGATCCTTATGAAGCCATCGATATATTGAAAGAGCAAAACCTCCGTCCTGTGGATATCGGGAAAATCAATGACCATTATTTCGCGAATGTTATAGCATTAGGTTCCATTGCAGAAGCTTCCTACAATGTGAGTCCAGAACTGAAGACAAGATTTGGTTCCCTCGCTTATTTTATGGAAGGAGCAAAATCATTCCTTAAAGGCGAGGCAATCGATTTAGTCGTCGAACATGAAGGCGGAAAATGGGAAGGTCATACTTTCCTGCTGCTTGCTGCACTGACGAATTCTGTTGGCGGCTTCGAATCCCTTGCGCCCGAAGCAAGGTTGAATGATGGGAAATTTCATACTTTTATTATCAAGAAGGTTTCCGTTCCGAAAATCGCTTCGCTTGTTCCTTCGCTTCTAAAAGGAGAATTGGAAGAAAGTGAAGATGTCGAATATATACGGACTTCTTATCTCAATATTACATCTGACAAGGAGCACGTCGTGAATATCGACGGTGAAGAAGGCGAGCCATTGCCATTTAAGGCGAAGGTCCTTCCAGGACACTTGGATATTTTTGTTCCTTTTTTAAATAACAAAAACTGAGCGAGAACGAGTCCCGCTCAGTTTTTGTTTTTACTTCACACTAGAATTAAAGTTATAGAAGAACTTAGCTGAGATCGAGCCATCTTCATTTTCCTTGATATCCGTTACGTGAATTCCGGAGTCAGCTGGTGTAGCACCATAGCCCTTCCAGAAGTAGTAAGAACCAGTGTGGACTTTACCGCTTACCGGAGTCAGCTTGCTTCCAGTCTTGAAGAAGTCAGTTGCGTCACCGCGGTTTAGGTTTCTTTCAAGATCATACTTGCCATCCGCTTGAAGGACAGATAGACCATAGTGTGTTACCACTTCACCATTGCTAGCAGTTTGTGACTGATTGAACTGGAAGCGCTTGTTCATCCAGTTTTCGACGTTATTCGGACGGAATCCAGCAGTCTGGTAAATATTGATGACATTTTCATCAACATGCCATGCCACTAATCCATGAGCGTCTTCACCCTGGCGTACCATCCCTTTATTGAAGCCCTCTTGCTGCATATTTTCGAACAGGAAGTATTCAGTTCCGTTTGAACCTGGAACTTCCATTTTAACGATGCCATTATCAGCATCGGCCGCATTAGCTGCCGGTAGAGTGATTTCCTGAACGCCGCTCTCAGGTGTTACTTCGATTGGCTCTGCCCAGCCTAAGAAAATCTTAGAGAACGGATCGAAGTGAGTTGGAGAGTTTCCGGAATAAGCCGATTTATTAGGATAGCGCATCCAAGAACCGCCGGCCATCATCGAGTAGTTACCAACACCTTCAGATGAGTAAACAGTATCATAGAAATCAGGAAGTCCAAGTGCATGTCCAAACTCGTGCGCGTAAACGCCTGTTTGAGCAGGGAAAGGACCCGTTTTTAACTCTTCTTTATATGAGTTAGTTGCTGTATCAAAACCAGATACGTTACCGCCGATACCCGGCTGGATGTTGTAGTTGTTTACGACTACTTCATCGTATGTCATGTCCTCTGCAACTGTTTTGTTAATCCATTCACCCTGGGACATGCCAGCATGAGCGTCAGCTGGTTTGCCAGTTTCATAGTATTTCCCATAATAAAGCGCGCTTAGCAAACTCCACTTATGTGACCAGAACTGAGCTGGATCACGGCTGAATTCAGCGCCTGTGCCTTCATGGATTACGAAAATATTTGGAACTTCACCATCAATGGCATACTGTGAGAAGTCAACTTGGTCATCCGCTGCTTTTAACAGATCACGAATGAACTCGCCTGTATGGGCATCTCCATTTACGTTACCAAGCTTATATACTCCACCTTCTGCATAAGTACCTTCCTGGTCAAGGTAATATGAAGCACCTCTAGGCATCTCTACCCAGGCGAAATCGGTATTTTCTTTACGAACAAGGTTTACCTTTCCATAACTTGATTCCTTGTAAGCATTTTGCATCGTACGGTTCTTTGGAACGTCTGCACCATCATATTGCTCGAATTGCTCTAGCTCATACGGATTGTACTCAGTGCCAAAAATCAGGTCCTCATAATACTTGGCAGGTACTTGTCCTGGCATGTCGCCAACCGGCTCATCACCATCAGGATATTTAGCTAACAATACAAGCACAGGAACATCGCCCGTTGCTTTCTTATAATCGACATGATTATCTCCTGGCTGCTGGAACTTCGCACCTGTTTTAGCCATTTTCTCAGCAGGATCGGCTTTGGAAAGATCAATCCCTAATTCCTTTGCTCTATCAACTAGCTCCGGAGCTGCACCTACATGGTGAGCAAGGCTTAGTTCATATTTACTTTGCGGTTTGACAGCAGAATCAGTTGAGCTGACTCCAGCAAATACCGCACTTCCTGCCAAAGCTAGAGAAAGTGCTGATGTAGAAAGAACTTTTAACACATTATCCACTCCCTATTAGAATATTTCTATTAACTAAATAGTATAAAATATTCAGTATATTCTAAATAGGGAAAAAGTATCGTTTGATAGTATTTCTCGTGAGTCGAAAGACTTAACTTTCAACAGCAGCTATAAATATTTACTATTTTGCCATAATAAACCAAATAGTATTTTATTTATGAGAATTGTTAGTAAGGTTCGGACAACTTTCCCCGTTTCTCCTTCAAACCTGTCTTAAGTTGGATCATCTTTTGACAGCTTTACATGCTTTTCCTTCAAACCTGTCTTAAGTTGGATCATCTTCTGACAGCTTTTCACGCTTTTCCTTCAAACCTGTCTTAAGTTGGATCATCTTTTGACAGCTTTCCACGCTTTTCCTTCAAACCTGTCTTAAGTTGGATCATCTTCTGACAGCTTTTCACGCTTTTCCTTCAAACCCGTCTTAAGTTGGATCATCTTTTGACAGCTTTCCACGCTTTTCCTTCAAACCTGTCTTAAGTTGGATCATCTTCTGACAGCTTTTCACGCTTTTCCTTCAAACCTGTCTTAAGTTGGATCATCTTCTGACAGCTTTTCGCGCTTTTCCTTCAAACCTGTCTTAAGTTAGATCATCTTTTGACAGCTTCGTCCCTCTCCACCTGAAACCTGTCATAATACCGACGCTTTCTTGACAGCTTTGAGTCTCTCCACCTGAATCCTGTCATAATAACGAATGTTTCCTAAAACAGAAAAAAGCCTCGCACGAAGCGAAGCTTTTTTCCAAACTGACTGTTACAGGATATCCATCCAAATCTTGATGGCTGTTCCTAAAATCAACACTGCAAGAATGTATTGCAGGATTTTCGTATTTACTTTCTTACCTGCGTTTGCACCAAGTGGTGATGCGATCAGACTTGCGATAACCATGATCAATGCTGGCCAAAATTCTACCTGACCCGTGGCAATTTTACCTACTGTAGATCCAATGGAAGAGATGAATGTGATTGCCAATGAAGTGGCAATTGTCATTCTGGTTGGAATCTTCAACACAACCAGCATGATCGGAACCAACAAGAATGCTCCGGCTGCGCCTACGATACCTGCTCCAATCCCTACGATAAATGCGAAGAATGCTGCCAGCCATTTATTGAAGCTAACCTGGTCAAGCGGGATATCATCTACTCCTTTTTTCGGTACAAACATCATGATTGCCGCAATTAATGCCAGGATACCATAAACGAGATTAATGCCGCCTTCGGACAAGAACCCAGAGCCATAGCTTCCGATCAAGGAACCGACAAGAATCGCCGAACCCATATAAATGATCAATGTCTTATTTAAGTATCCACCCTTACGGTAGGCCCAGACGCCACCAATTGTAGCGAAGAAAACCTGGACCGCACTGATTCCGGAAACCTCGTGGGCACTGAATGCCGCAATGCCGAACAATGGCGGAATGTATAATAGCATAGGGTATTTAATGATTGAACCGCCAATTCCAACCATTCCGGAAATATAAGAACCGATAAAACCAATTAGAAAGATGACAATAAGAAACGTGAAATCCATCGGGCTTCCTCCTTTTTTTACAAAGCTACTTTCTTAAAAAAGCTGTGAAGCCACTCCTTTTTCAAAAAACAAAAAAGGAGACGAGCTCCCCTTTCGTTCAATTACGCCTTCTTCATCCAGAACTTGAACACACCGTTCTCTTCTTCGTGCTTCAGAAGTTCGTTTCCAGTGGATTGTGCCCAAGCTGCTAGATCTTTTACAGCGCCTTTATCAGTTGTGTGGATTTCTAGTACTTCTCCAGATTGAAGGTCAGTGATCGCCTTCTTTGTTTTTACGATTGGCATTGGACAAGCTAGTCCTTTTGCGTCTAATACTTTTGCTACGTTCATGTAAAAATCCTCCTTGGTTGTTTAAAAAGTTTTTAGGGTTGTTTTTAAAGTAGTATTCTCCGGGGAGCAAAGCCCCCTCATAAGAGATTTATCTTACCGCACAGCGGTTTGGTCCAATTTCCATTTCTCTTTGCTTCTCATCGTCTGGGTTGATTTTCCCCATGTTTGTTTCACGGATTTCCTGATATGCATTTGGCTGTGGAGGCAGGTTCTCCGTTACAAGTCTGCGGAATTCAGCCTCATCTTCGATATTCAAACCGTGGTTCTTCGCAAAAAGAGTACCTAATTTTTCAGAAACGCTGCCGTTTTCGTTCAACTCTTCAATGATCATGAAGTGTGCAGGCAGAACGACAAGCTCATCAGAAAGCTGCTTGTAGCGATTGTATAGAGAGTTTCTTAGGTCCGTTACCCAGTCTTCAGCTTTTCCAGCCAGATCAGGGCGTCCAATTGAGTCAATGAATAGTATATCCCCAGATAGAAGATACTTTTCATCTACTACAAATGAAGTGGAACCGATTGTATGTCCTGGCGTGTATAGTGCATTGATGTCGATGTTTGTCTCACCGATTTTTACAAGGTTGCCATCTTCAAGAGGCTGGTAGTTGAATGTAACTTCATCAGCATCTTTCGGAGGCAGCCAGTAAGTTGCACCTGTTGCTTCAGCAATTTTTCTGCCGCCAGAAATGTGGTCTGCGTGCAGGTGTGTATCAAATACATGTTTGATTTCAACGCCAAGTTCTTTAGCGAAATCAAGATAAACGTCAGTCATTCTTGTCGCGTCGATCAAAGCAGCTTCACCGTTTGAAACGACTGCGTAAGAAAGGCAGCCTTTACCGATACGTACGAACTGGTACATTGCTCCGCCATCCTTAAGGTCGCCAACCTTGACTGGCTCAAGGTGTTCGCTCCACGCTTTCATTCCACCTTGAAGATAAGATACTTCACGGCCTGCTTCTTCCAGCATTTCTGCAACCATTACTGAAGAACCTTCTTTTGCACATACAACAAGAACTTCTTTATCAGTAGGTACTTTATCAAGGATTTCTTCTACTCCATCAAGAAGATCGAAGTAAGGGATGTTAAAGTACTCGAAATTTTCGCCTTCGATTTTCCAATCATTAAAGTCGCTCTCGTTACGGACATCAAGGATGAATAGTGGTGCTTTATTGAATACTTTTTTTGTTACTTCTTTAGACGTCATTGCTTTCATTACACTTTACCTCCCTGGGTATGTTTTTTCCTAAAAATAATTACTGAACTTTCGTTTCAGTTGGGCCATTCCATTCAGACATGCCTGGTACGACGTTCCAAACCTTGTCAAAGCCTTTGCCTGCAAGTGTCTGGGAAGCCATATCACTTCTGTTGCCTGTGCGGCAAACAACCAGGATTGTCTTGGACTTATCAAGTTCTTCGAGTCTGTTTTCAAGGTCCCCAAATGGGATAGAAACGGCATTTGGAATATGGCCAAAGGCATATTCAGCCGGTTCCCTTACATCAAGGACAACAACATCCTCGTTTGCTTCAAGCTTTTTGACAACATCGTCGTTTGAAACAACATTCGGATATTTTGTTTCTTCTTGTTCTTCACCAGCGCCGCCTTTGCGGATATAGTGTTTTAGAACATCTCCTTCTTCAATGGTTCCAAGGTACTGGTTGCCAGAGCTTTTTGACCACGCCTGGATATCTGCTCTAGAACCTTTATCCGTTGCAAGCACCTCTAAAACCTCGCCGGGATTTAAATTGTTGATTGCTTTCTTCGTTCTGACAATCGGCATTGGGCATGCAAGCCCTTTTGCGTCGACTGTAGCATTTGTCTTAACAGTTTCCATTTGTCGACCTCCAATTAATAGTATCTATTAGATGAACAGGTTGACGTTTCCGTCTTCTGCATCAGCAAGGTAAGCTGCTACACCGGCAAACTCAACGCCATCCATGATTTCTTCTTGAGTAAGACCAAATAAGTCTACTGTCATCTGGCAGGCAACAAGTTTTACATCCTGTTCTTTAGCCATTTCAATCAAGTCTGGAAGCGGCATTGCATTGTGCTTCTTCATGACATCCTTGATCATTTTAGGGCCAAATCCTGCATAGTTCATTTTTGACAACCCTAATTTATTCGCGCCTCTTGGCATCATCTTGGCAAACATCTTTTCAATGAAGCCTTTATCTGCCTGGATCGGCTCATCTTTTCTTAGAGCATTCAAACCCCAGAACGTATGGAAAATTGTCACTTCATGATCATAGGCAGCAGCACCATTAGCAATGATATATGCAGCCATGACTTTATCATAATCCCCACTGAATAAAATGATGGTTGTTTTTTTCTGTTCTCCCATTATCTTTTTTCCCCCTCTTTAATTACGGTAACGGGTATTTATGACTGCAAAAAAATATAATATCTTTTCTAACGTGATTACGTTATTAAATACCTCACAGGGTATATATTATAAAAGATTAACCACTTTGTCAACCGTAATTATGAATTTTTTATGACTTTATTATTCAATACGAATTTTCCCCTTGGAAATTCGCATTCTGAACGCGCGGATATTATTATCATATGTTGCCCTTGATGTATTGTTGATTGGTATTTAAGTTGGAAGGAAATTATTATTGGACAATAAATAGATCTAGCTGAAGACGATATGATATAGGACAATAAATAGATAGCCGAAGACAATATAATAATATAGAAGAAAATAATTTTCCTGAAGAAATAATGAAATAATATGGGTTCCAAAATGTGAGGTCAATAAGCAGAAGAAATAGTGGAATAATAAAAAAAGAAATCCAAGCCCTGAAAAAAGATCTTTATAATTAGCAGATTGTAAAGATTGTGAGTCAGGCTTGATTATTCTTCATCAAGCATTCTATATTTAATACTTTCATCGTAAAGCCCGTTTTTCTTGCTCCAAGCCCAGATGATTCCTGCAGAAGCAGTGAATGCAATCATAACCAATAGTAAAATCCAAGCTCCAGGTGCCATTTTTCCACCTCCTATTGTTAAATATCCTATACTATCGAATTACTCTAACAGAATTTCCGGAAACCGTCCAGAGTATTTTTCAGGGGTTGTAAAAAGAAACCTTTGAGATTACAATGTGTTCAAATTCAATTGGGAGGTATAAAAATGGACCATCAATCCCTGGGCTTTTACTTCGATTTCCTTTATTACATCGGAGTGCCTATCCTGATTATCTTCGTCCTTGATTCACTTCGCAAAAAGTATAATAAAAATGAAGAACAGAATTAAAATCCCCTGACAGAGTGAAACCATTCCACTCTGTTTTTTTTTGTCAAAAATGTAAATAAAGCCTGTTTATTTCCAGTTAGACAGCAAGTATAAAACAATTGGATAACACTATAAAAAACTTGAATAACTTAAGTTCTCCTTGGAATGTATCATGTAACATAGCAGATTGTGAAGAAATTGTGAAATTTATGTGTTTATTTTATGAACAAGGGAGTGTCAAAATGTTTACAGACGAAAAATGGAGTTCATCCAAGAATTGGTTCATCGCTGCTGTCTTTTGGATCATCATCGGCATGAGCATGGGACTTCTTACTGCAACAAAACAAATCTGGCCAGAATTGTTGAACAATCGCTGGACAACTTATGGGCATGTTCGCTCGGCGCACGTCATGCTCGTTATCTACGCCTGGTTATCAATGGCTTATGTAGGATCCATGTTCTACATGATTCCCAAGCTTGCTAAAACGAAGGTTTATAGCGAGAAACTGGGTAATTTCGCTTTAGTATTTTATAACATTGTCATTTTAGAAGGATTCTTCGCATTGCTTTTTGGCCAGACCGAGGTCATCGAGTATGGTGAATTTCCACTTTGGGTTGACGTTCAGCTTCTTGTCGCAATCGGACTTGTAGCTTATAACCTTTTCAAGACAGTTGGACGCCGCCAGGAAAAAATGCTTTATGTCAGCCTTTGGTATTTCCTCGGATCATTGCTATGGCTACCACTGACCTGGATTGTCGGCAACTTCCCGGCACAATGGATTCCAAGTGGGGTACAGCAAGGATTGATGGGCTGGTTCCTTGGACATAACGCAATTGGCTTGTGGATGACAACGGTGGGTGTTGGACAGATTTACTACCTGCTTCCTAAATTGACTGGCCGCCCTCTATACAGTCACCAGTTATCGATGATTGGTTTCTGGGCAATTGCTACATTTTATGTTTGGAACGGTCCTCACCACTTGATGAATGGACCAATCCCAGGCTGGATTTCAAAAGCCGGAGTTATTCCTTCAATCGTTCTATTGATACCGGTTTGGGCTGTTTTAGCCAACTTTTGGGGAACAATGAAAGGATCCTGGTCACAGACAAGAACTAGCGTACCGCTTCGTTTCACCGTTGCGGGAACAATATTTTATCTTTTCGCCTGTCTTCAGGGACCACTGCAAGCCCTTCCATCAGTAAGTTCAGTCATTAAGTTCACTCACTGGACTGTTGGGCATGCACATATGGGACCATTCGGCGCGTTTTCTTTCACATCTTTCGCGGCAATTTATTACATCCTGCCTAAAATCGTTGGACGTGAAATGTTCAGCAAGAGAGCAATGGAAGCACACTTCTGGTTCTCTACTGTCGGTTTCCTCGTATTCGCATTCTCATTGTGGATCGCTGGTGTAGTACAGGGATTCGCATGGATCGACGGCATACCATTCCTGCAAACTGTATTGATGATGGAGCCTTACGTACAAGGCCGCGCAATCGGTGGAACAATGATGTATGTAGCTCAGTTCTTCCTGGCATGGAATATGTATAAAACTATTAAACTTGCAAAACTTGAGAAAAAACAGCAAGCACAGCAGCAAGCTGCTACTGCTTAATGAGGAGGGAACACGTTGGAACGTAAACCATCAGCTGTATTAATCGTTGCTTTAATTCTATGGACTTTCGGTGTAGCCGGAACCGTCATCCTTCCCCTCTTCGATCAGGAAATCAACTCTGCGACTGCGAGCGGCGAGCTCCGCAATTATCCAGAGGATTCTGCTGAAGCAAGAGGAAGAGAAGTTTATGTCCAGA
This portion of the Mesobacillus sp. S13 genome encodes:
- a CDS encoding TrkH family potassium uptake protein, which produces MRRKLFFRLDPPKVLVFGFGGIILLGTLLLSLPASTVDGRGLPILDALFTATSATCVTGLVVVDTGDTFTRFGEMVILSMIQVGGLGFMSFATLLAFILGKRISFKERLIIQESLNNETVEGIVRLVKRIFLFTAVVEITGGIILSLRFSQEMAAGKAIYFGFFHAVSNFNNAGFDLMGDFKGLTAYAEDPVVNITMITLISLGGIGFIVMNELFDYRKTRRLTLHSKIVLALSAVLVFGGALLIFILEFNNPSTLKPMTMTGKIFGAFYQAVTPRTAGSNTLNIPDLKQSTLFLIIFLMFIGASPGSTGGGIKTTTFAVLVGAVRSQIRGREDVTFFGRRVDHTIISKSLTVTLIFLFLIGLVTMVLTITEPGKEFLVLLFETVSAFSTVGLSMGLTPELSLYGKILITITMFAGRVGPLTLAYAIAKKRKEDHYRYPAGKVMIG
- a CDS encoding M6 family metalloprotease domain-containing protein; the protein is MLKVLSTSALSLALAGSAVFAGVSSTDSAVKPQSKYELSLAHHVGAAPELVDRAKELGIDLSKADPAEKMAKTGAKFQQPGDNHVDYKKATGDVPVLVLLAKYPDGDEPVGDMPGQVPAKYYEDLIFGTEYNPYELEQFEQYDGADVPKNRTMQNAYKESSYGKVNLVRKENTDFAWVEMPRGASYYLDQEGTYAEGGVYKLGNVNGDAHTGEFIRDLLKAADDQVDFSQYAIDGEVPNIFVIHEGTGAEFSRDPAQFWSHKWSLLSALYYGKYYETGKPADAHAGMSQGEWINKTVAEDMTYDEVVVNNYNIQPGIGGNVSGFDTATNSYKEELKTGPFPAQTGVYAHEFGHALGLPDFYDTVYSSEGVGNYSMMAGGSWMRYPNKSAYSGNSPTHFDPFSKIFLGWAEPIEVTPESGVQEITLPAANAADADNGIVKMEVPGSNGTEYFLFENMQQEGFNKGMVRQGEDAHGLVAWHVDENVINIYQTAGFRPNNVENWMNKRFQFNQSQTASNGEVVTHYGLSVLQADGKYDLERNLNRGDATDFFKTGSKLTPVSGKVHTGSYYFWKGYGATPADSGIHVTDIKENEDGSISAKFFYNFNSSVK
- a CDS encoding sulfite exporter TauE/SafE family protein, giving the protein MDFTFLIVIFLIGFIGSYISGMVGIGGSIIKYPMLLYIPPLFGIAAFSAHEVSGISAVQVFFATIGGVWAYRKGGYLNKTLIIYMGSAILVGSLIGSYGSGFLSEGGINLVYGILALIAAIMMFVPKKGVDDIPLDQVSFNKWLAAFFAFIVGIGAGIVGAAGAFLLVPIMLVVLKIPTRMTIATSLAITFISSIGSTVGKIATGQVEFWPALIMVIASLIASPLGANAGKKVNTKILQYILAVLILGTAIKIWMDIL
- a CDS encoding MBL fold metallo-hydrolase encodes the protein MKAMTSKEVTKKVFNKAPLFILDVRNESDFNDWKIEGENFEYFNIPYFDLLDGVEEILDKVPTDKEVLVVCAKEGSSVMVAEMLEEAGREVSYLQGGMKAWSEHLEPVKVGDLKDGGAMYQFVRIGKGCLSYAVVSNGEAALIDATRMTDVYLDFAKELGVEIKHVFDTHLHADHISGGRKIAEATGATYWLPPKDADEVTFNYQPLEDGNLVKIGETNIDINALYTPGHTIGSTSFVVDEKYLLSGDILFIDSIGRPDLAGKAEDWVTDLRNSLYNRYKQLSDELVVLPAHFMIIEELNENGSVSEKLGTLFAKNHGLNIEDEAEFRRLVTENLPPQPNAYQEIRETNMGKINPDDEKQREMEIGPNRCAVR
- a CDS encoding diacylglycerol/lipid kinase family protein — protein: MKAMIILNPSSGKEKAADYAEKIEETLRDRYDDIDIRRTEKEGDAAAFATEACISLYDGIIAMGGDGTINEAINGLAEQNHRPSLGIIPLGTVNDFARALNIPLDPYEAIDILKEQNLRPVDIGKINDHYFANVIALGSIAEASYNVSPELKTRFGSLAYFMEGAKSFLKGEAIDLVVEHEGGKWEGHTFLLLAALTNSVGGFESLAPEARLNDGKFHTFIIKKVSVPKIASLVPSLLKGELEESEDVEYIRTSYLNITSDKEHVVNIDGEEGEPLPFKAKVLPGHLDIFVPFLNNKN
- a CDS encoding sulfurtransferase TusA family protein; this encodes METVKTNATVDAKGLACPMPIVRTKKAINNLNPGEVLEVLATDKGSRADIQAWSKSSGNQYLGTIEEGDVLKHYIRKGGAGEEQEETKYPNVVSNDDVVKKLEANEDVVVLDVREPAEYAFGHIPNAVSIPFGDLENRLEELDKSKTILVVCRTGNRSDMASQTLAGKGFDKVWNVVPGMSEWNGPTETKVQ
- a CDS encoding DsrE/DsrF/DrsH-like family protein, encoding MGEQKKTTIILFSGDYDKVMAAYIIANGAAAYDHEVTIFHTFWGLNALRKDEPIQADKGFIEKMFAKMMPRGANKLGLSKMNYAGFGPKMIKDVMKKHNAMPLPDLIEMAKEQDVKLVACQMTVDLFGLTQEEIMDGVEFAGVAAYLADAEDGNVNLFI
- a CDS encoding cbb3-type cytochrome c oxidase subunit I translates to MFTDEKWSSSKNWFIAAVFWIIIGMSMGLLTATKQIWPELLNNRWTTYGHVRSAHVMLVIYAWLSMAYVGSMFYMIPKLAKTKVYSEKLGNFALVFYNIVILEGFFALLFGQTEVIEYGEFPLWVDVQLLVAIGLVAYNLFKTVGRRQEKMLYVSLWYFLGSLLWLPLTWIVGNFPAQWIPSGVQQGLMGWFLGHNAIGLWMTTVGVGQIYYLLPKLTGRPLYSHQLSMIGFWAIATFYVWNGPHHLMNGPIPGWISKAGVIPSIVLLIPVWAVLANFWGTMKGSWSQTRTSVPLRFTVAGTIFYLFACLQGPLQALPSVSSVIKFTHWTVGHAHMGPFGAFSFTSFAAIYYILPKIVGREMFSKRAMEAHFWFSTVGFLVFAFSLWIAGVVQGFAWIDGIPFLQTVLMMEPYVQGRAIGGTMMYVAQFFLAWNMYKTIKLAKLEKKQQAQQQAATA
- a CDS encoding sulfurtransferase TusA family protein, yielding MNVAKVLDAKGLACPMPIVKTKKAITDLQSGEVLEIHTTDKGAVKDLAAWAQSTGNELLKHEEENGVFKFWMKKA